GCCACCGAAGTCGAGGCAGTAGAACTGCACCTCGGACGGGGTGTGGGTGAGCGCGAACGAGGCGATGGCGGACCGGATCAGCGTGGACTTACCGGACTGCGGACCACCCACGACCAGGCCGTGACCGGCGCCCGCGGAGAAGTCCAGGTACATCACGTCACGCCGCTGCTCGAACGGCTTGTCCACCAGCGCGACCGGCACCACCAGCTTGCCGAGCGCGGTGTACTCCGGTGCGTGCACACCCCGTTCGGGCGTGACCGCGAGCGTCGGCAGCAGCTGGTTGACCGTGGGCGCCTCGTCCAGCGGCGGCAGCCACACCTGGTGCGCCGGCGGGCCCTGGCCCTGCATGCGCTGGACGATGACGTCGAGCACGGTGTCGGCCAGCGCGTCGTCCTGCTCCGGCTCGGCCGGCGCGACCGGCGTGGGGTCCTCGATGATCTGCTCGACGACCGGGGCCGCCGTGAACGGCACCGGCAGCCGGTTCGTCCGGCTGCCGCCGGCACCGCCGCCGGCACCGGGACCGCGGTACGGGCCCGAGACGTACGCGGCCTTGAACTGGACCATCGTCTCGGTGTCGTACTTGAGGATGCCGGAACCGGGGACGTTCGGCAGGTGGTAGGCGTCCGGCACCCCGATCGCGGTCCGCGACTCCGCCGCGGAGAAGGTCCGCAGACCCAGCCGGTAGGACAGGAAGGTGTCCAGGCCGCGCAGCTTGCCCTCTTCCAGGCGCTGCGAGGCGAGCAGCATGTGCACACCCATCGACCGGCCGATACGGCCGATCTGGATGAACATGTCGATGAAGTCGGGCTTGGCGGTCAGCAGCTCGGAGAACTCGTCGAGCACCATCACCAGCGAGGGCAGCGGGTCCAGCGGGGCGCCCGCGGCACGCGCCTTCTCGTAGTCGGTGATGTTGGCGTAGTTGCCCGCCGAGCGCAGCAGCTCCTGACGGCGCTGGAGTTCACCGGTGATCGAGTCGCGCATGCGGTCGATCAGCGTGACGTCCTCACCGAGGTTGGTGATGACCGCCGCGACGTGCGGCATGTCCGACATACCGGTGAAGGTGGCGCCACCCTTGAAGTCCGCCAGGATGAAGTTGAGGGTTTCCGAGGAGTGGGTGACCGCGAGCGCCAGCACCAGGGTGCGCAGCACCTCGGACTTACCGGAACCGGTCGCACCGACACACAGGCCGTGCGGGCCCATGCCCTCCTGCGAGGCCTCCTTGATGTCGAGCATGACGGGCTGGCCGTCCTTGTCGACGCCGATCGGCACCCGCAGCCGCTCGTGGAGCGTGCGCGGCCGCCAGGTACGCGACACATCGACGGAACCGGCGTCACCGAGGTTCAGCAGGTCGGTGAAGTCCAGGTTCGACAGCAGCGGCTCCTCGCCGTCCGCGCCGGAGCCCGCTCGCAGCGGGGCCAGCTGGCGCGCCAGCGCCTCCGACTCGGCGATCGACAGGGTGTCGCAGACGCCGTGGTAGACCGCGCCGCCCGCCGACTCCAGCACCAGCTTGCCCGGCCACACCTGGACGGCCAGACCGCCGCGGATCTCGTCCAGATCGCCCGGGACGACCTCCAGGATGGTGACGCCCTGCAGGCCCTCGGCCCCGGCGATCACCGAATCCATCGGCACCTCGCCGCCGTCCAGCACGACCAGCACATGCGGGGCGTCGGTCACCGGGGTGCCCTGCGGGTTGAACCGGCCGCGGCCCTCCAGCTCGTCCGCCAGCAGCTCCTCGATCTCACCGAGGTCACCGACGACCAGCCGGCGGGTGCCCGCGCCGTCCGTCGTCTTGTGCTGCACCTGCGGCAGCCACTTGGTCCACTCCCACTCCGCCTGCGCACCGGGCGCGGCGACGACGGCCACCACCAGGTCCTCGGGCGAGTGCAGGGTGCACAGCTGGGCGACGATGGCGCGCGAGGCGCCGTAGACCGTGTCCGGGTCGCCGGAGACGGTCAGGTGGTAGAAGGCGCGCAGCGAGACCGCGAGGGGCAGATCGTCCAGCTGCCCGTGCTTGTCGAGGAATTCCTTCATCGCATGCGCGGTGAGCGGCTCCAGCTCGTCGACCGGAGCGGTCTCCGGAGCCCGCAGGGGAGTGGCCAGCTGCTGCGGCCCCAGCCCCAGTCGCACCTGCCCGAAGTCCGGATCGCCCGCCCGGCGCTCCCACACCCGTTTGCCCTCGGCCACGATCGACCACAACTGGCTCGGGTCGGGGTGGGTGAACAGCTGCGCGTCCCGCTGCTTGCGCGCGGTGCGCCGCACCTCTTTCCGCTTCTGCGTAAGGTACTTGAGGTAATCCTGGCGCTCCTGAAGCATTTGCCCGGAAGGCCCTTGGCGGGCTTTGACGATCTGCACGATCGCCATTGCCAGGGTGGACGCCACCATAAAGCCGCCCATGATTTTCATGAACGGCTGGTTGCCCATGAACAAGAATCCCGCCGAAGACGCCATACCCATCATGGGCATAAGGGTCATCAGCATGTTTTCTGATTCGCCCTCACGCGGAAGCTCCGGGGGCGCCTCGAGTGTCACCTCCTCGGAGGGAACTTCGGGTGGCAGCGCGCGGGGCGGGCGCTTGACGATGACAACGCTCACCGAGGCATCAGTCCTTCATGCATCTCGCAGTCTCGGACCGCCCCCGTTGGATTCGACGGTCCCCCCGGACCAAGTGCTTGGCCCGAACCAGGCGTTGATCCTACTGTTAACCGTCAAGTCTCGGGGTGGGTGGGGCGAGCGCTGAATTGGACGGTACGCTGACGCCTCGCGAGCGTGCCCACAGCCCCGAAGTGACGGCTCTCTATAGAAGGCGCGCGACGCGACAAAACGCCCAACGGATAGGGGGAACCGCCAGGTGAGCACGAGCACTGGCACCGGCTTTTGCCGGGTCACAGTCGCCGCGCCCGATGCACGGATTGACGTGGCTCTGCCGGAGGACGTCGCACTCGTCGACATTTATCCGGAGATCCTGAGGCTCTCCGGTCAGTCGCAGGCGGAGGGCGCTCCGACCGGATATCACCTAGTACGCCGCGACGGCACGGTTCTTGACGCCGGACAGTCTCTGGCGCAGCAGCAGATCCTCGACGGCGACCTTCTTCTTCTGAAGCCGTTCGCCGAATCGCTGCCGCTCCCGGTCTTCGACGATGTCTCCGACGCCGTCGCCTCCGCGGTCAAGCGCAACCGCAACCGCTGGAGCGACGACCTCATGCGCGTCGTCGGCCTCACCGCGGGTGTGCTGCTGCTCGTCATGATGGCGTTCGCCCTGTGGGTGTCCAACCCCGAGCACCGCGACATGCACCGCCTGCCCGGCATCATCGCCGGTGTCGTCGGCATCGTGCTGGTCGCGCTCTCCGGCGTCCGCGCCCGTGTCTACGACGACCACGGCTCCTCCATCGCGCTGGGCCTGGCCGCGCTCCCGCACCTCCTGCTCGCCGGCTCCGGCATCTTCCCCGTCGACGCCGGAGCCGACCCCGGCCGGCTGCACCTCCTCGTCGGCTGTGTGACCGTACTGATCGCCTCCGTGCTGCTGGTCGTCATGCTGCCGCGCGGTGACGCCCCCTTCGTCGCCGCCGCGTTCCTGGCCGCCACGGGGACCCTCGCGGTCTTCGCCGCGATCCTCACCGACGCCGCGCCCAGCGAGGTCGCCGCCGTCACCGCCGTCGTCTCCATCGCCCTGGTCGCCTGGCTGCCCGGCCTCTCCGCACGCTTCGCCCGGCTGCCCATCGGCTACAAGTCGCCCGACCAGATCGCCAAGGGCTCCTACGACAACGGCGGCGAGACCGAGTCCGTCGACTTCGTCAAGATCGGCAACCAGGCCAAGCGCGGGCACGAGCTGCTGCTCGGCCTCGTCGCCGGCTGCTCCGCCCTGACCGTCGGCTCGGCCGGCGTGGTCCTCGGCTTCTCGGACAACGTGTGGGCCCAGCTGCTGGCGCTGGCCGCCGGTATCACGATCATGCTCCGTGCCCGGCTCTTCGACTACACCGCGCAGGTCGCCTGCCTGACCATCGCCGGCATCCTCACGATCGTCCTGCTCATCCTGGGCATCGCGCTGAACCCGCCGACGGAAATGTTCATCGATCTGGCCCGCTACCAGGACTCCGGTCCGCTGAACATCCACACCGTCTGGTTCTCCGGCAGCATCGCGGCGGGCGCCGCCCTCCTGGTCGCCGTCGGCCTGATCGTCCCCCAGAAGGGTGTCACCCCCTTCTGGGGCCGGATCTTCGACATCTTCGACGGCCTGGTCCTGCTCTCCCTGGTACCGCTGTGCCTGGCGGTCCTGGACGTGTACGGCAAGGTGCGCGGTCTCACCACCAGCTGAGGCCCCCGCTCACCGGCCTGCTCAGCGGCCCCCCGACCACCCGGTCGGGGGGCCGTTTTGAGCTGGTACGCTGTGTGACGGTCCGGATGAGTCATCCAAGATTCCCTGTGAGGTAAACCAGGGGCGCTCACCGGCCGGAACCCTGAGGAGTACCGCGTGTCGCTCGACGCCGCTACGAAGAAGCAGATCATGGCCGAGTTCGCCACCAAGGAGGGTGACACCGGCTCCCCCGAGGTCCAGGTCGCGATGCTCTCCCGCCGCATCTCGGACCTGACCGAGCACCTCAAGACCCACAAGCACGACCACCACTCCCGCCGTGGTCTGCTGCTGCTCGTCGGCCAGCGCCGCCGCCTGCTGCAGTACCTGGCGAAGAAGGACATCACGCGCTTCCGTGCGCTGGTCGAGCGCCTGGGCATCCGCCGCGGCGCGGCGGGCGCCAAGTAAGGACGCCGTAGAGGGAGCGGTTCCCGTCAGGGGCCGCTCCCTTTGCCGTACGCACCGGACACTCACGCCGCCTCATGGTGGACGGAAGCTTTGTAGTCTGGTGCCATATCGCAAAACTGAACGCGGTAGGAGCGCCTCCTGGCCGCCGGTCCTCGGTAGTGGCCCCCGGACGATCCATGGACGCCATGTGTCATCACTCCGGGTGCTTCGATCGAAGACCGGCCCGCACCGGCGCTCCACCGAAGACGGTCTGCAGCCATACGGGCAGCAGACGCAGACGAGGAGATATCCCTGGTGGAGAACGAGACCCACTACGCCGAAGCCGTGATCGACAACGGCCCCTTCGGCACCCGCACCATCCGCTTCGAGACGGGCCGCCTGGCCAAGCAGGCCGCCGGCTCCGCCGTGGCCTACCTGGACGACGACACCATGGTGCTGTCGGCCACCTCCGCGTCCAAGACGCCGAAGGACCAGCTGGACTTCTTCCCGCTGACCGTCGACGTCGAGGAGCGGATGTACGCAGCCGGGAAGAT
This portion of the Streptomyces sp. 2114.4 genome encodes:
- the eccCa gene encoding type VII secretion protein EccCa; the encoded protein is MSVVIVKRPPRALPPEVPSEEVTLEAPPELPREGESENMLMTLMPMMGMASSAGFLFMGNQPFMKIMGGFMVASTLAMAIVQIVKARQGPSGQMLQERQDYLKYLTQKRKEVRRTARKQRDAQLFTHPDPSQLWSIVAEGKRVWERRAGDPDFGQVRLGLGPQQLATPLRAPETAPVDELEPLTAHAMKEFLDKHGQLDDLPLAVSLRAFYHLTVSGDPDTVYGASRAIVAQLCTLHSPEDLVVAVVAAPGAQAEWEWTKWLPQVQHKTTDGAGTRRLVVGDLGEIEELLADELEGRGRFNPQGTPVTDAPHVLVVLDGGEVPMDSVIAGAEGLQGVTILEVVPGDLDEIRGGLAVQVWPGKLVLESAGGAVYHGVCDTLSIAESEALARQLAPLRAGSGADGEEPLLSNLDFTDLLNLGDAGSVDVSRTWRPRTLHERLRVPIGVDKDGQPVMLDIKEASQEGMGPHGLCVGATGSGKSEVLRTLVLALAVTHSSETLNFILADFKGGATFTGMSDMPHVAAVITNLGEDVTLIDRMRDSITGELQRRQELLRSAGNYANITDYEKARAAGAPLDPLPSLVMVLDEFSELLTAKPDFIDMFIQIGRIGRSMGVHMLLASQRLEEGKLRGLDTFLSYRLGLRTFSAAESRTAIGVPDAYHLPNVPGSGILKYDTETMVQFKAAYVSGPYRGPGAGGGAGGSRTNRLPVPFTAAPVVEQIIEDPTPVAPAEPEQDDALADTVLDVIVQRMQGQGPPAHQVWLPPLDEAPTVNQLLPTLAVTPERGVHAPEYTALGKLVVPVALVDKPFEQRRDVMYLDFSAGAGHGLVVGGPQSGKSTLIRSAIASFALTHTPSEVQFYCLDFGGGGMLTMEGLPHIGGVASRLDSEKVRRTVSEVVGILNEREEFFRANNIDSIGTYRQRRASGAYPDQKWGDVFLVIDGWATFKTDYEQMDPVILDIAARGLGFGVHLIIAGARYTEVRPALRDQLLNRVELRLGDPMESEFDRKRAENVPMGKPGRGMSPEKLDFLAALPRLDGMSDPETLSEGIANLVSTVSEHWQGEPAPAVRMLPTMLHVNELPKGNDYPDHGIAIGVDETTLSPAFIDFETDPLLVIYGESESGKSSLLRLLTKQIAERYPSDKALMVVSDYRRALLGEVPESHLYKYCAAGPQLQEVITGLAGSLGRRMPGPDVTPEQLRNRSWYDLPDAFVIVDDYDLVATSSGNPLQPLLEYLPFARDLGLRLIIARSSSGAGRSSFEPVMQRTKELGAQGLILSADPAEGPLMGNVKGQRLTPGRATFITRKRGAQLVQTGWLPPNSR
- the rpsO gene encoding 30S ribosomal protein S15, producing the protein MSLDAATKKQIMAEFATKEGDTGSPEVQVAMLSRRISDLTEHLKTHKHDHHSRRGLLLLVGQRRRLLQYLAKKDITRFRALVERLGIRRGAAGAK
- the eccD gene encoding type VII secretion integral membrane protein EccD; this encodes MSTSTGTGFCRVTVAAPDARIDVALPEDVALVDIYPEILRLSGQSQAEGAPTGYHLVRRDGTVLDAGQSLAQQQILDGDLLLLKPFAESLPLPVFDDVSDAVASAVKRNRNRWSDDLMRVVGLTAGVLLLVMMAFALWVSNPEHRDMHRLPGIIAGVVGIVLVALSGVRARVYDDHGSSIALGLAALPHLLLAGSGIFPVDAGADPGRLHLLVGCVTVLIASVLLVVMLPRGDAPFVAAAFLAATGTLAVFAAILTDAAPSEVAAVTAVVSIALVAWLPGLSARFARLPIGYKSPDQIAKGSYDNGGETESVDFVKIGNQAKRGHELLLGLVAGCSALTVGSAGVVLGFSDNVWAQLLALAAGITIMLRARLFDYTAQVACLTIAGILTIVLLILGIALNPPTEMFIDLARYQDSGPLNIHTVWFSGSIAAGAALLVAVGLIVPQKGVTPFWGRIFDIFDGLVLLSLVPLCLAVLDVYGKVRGLTTS